TAGAAGGCGTTCTGGCCGTCCTTGAAGAGGGAACAGTTGGTGTGCATGCCGCTCCCGTTGATCCCGTAGATGGGCTTCGCCATGAAGGTGGCGTGGAGGCCGCGCTGGAGGGCGATCGTCTTCGTGGCGAACTTGAAGGTAACGACATTGTCGGCGGTCTGGAGGGCGGGACCGTACTTGAAGTCGATCTCGTGCTGGCTCTCGGCCACCTCGTGGTGGGAGGCCTCGACCACGAAGCCCATCTCGGTCAGGGCGAGGACAATGTCCCGGCGCACGTCCTCCGCAAGGTCGGTGGGGGCGAGGTCGAAGTAGCCGCCGCGGTCCTGGAACTCGAGGGACGGCCTGCCGTTGATCATCTTGAAGAGGAAAAATTCGAGTTCGGGGCCGGTGTTGAACTCGAACCCGTCCTTTGCGGCGTCGGCGATGACCTGCTTGAGGATATACCGCGGGTCGCCCTCGAAAGGTTTCTTGTTCGGCATGTAGACGTCGCAGATGAAACGGGCCGCCCGACCCTCCCCTTCCTTCCGCCAGGGCAGGAGGGTGTAGGTCGCCGGGTCGGGCTTCAGCACCATGTCGGACTCCTCGATACGGGCGAAGCCTTCGATCGACGACCCGTCGAATGATATCCCATCGGTCAGGGCCTTCTCAGCCTGGACGGGCGGGATGGCCACGTTTTTCGGCTGGCCCAGGAGGTCGGAAAATTGCAGGCGGATGAATTTGACGTTATCCCTTTCGATTCTCTCCAGGAGTGCTGATACCTCGTCGGCTGGCATAATGGAAACATGGTTCCACCCAATAGTATATATGGCTAATGGGTACACCATTTTGCGACAGCCGCCGCCAGAGGATACCTGACGGTGGTGGAGTAGACCATGTGTGGAATTATCAGCGTCGTCGACCGCTCGGGGGCGGTGATGGACGGCGCACGGATCAGGGACGCGCTTTCGATGATGGACGAGCGCGGCAGCGGGGAGGGTGCGGGGTATGCAGCCTACGGCGTCTACCCCGAGTTCGCCGACTGCTATGCAATCCATGTCTTCTTCGACAATATCGTGGAAACAAAAGCGCCGGTGGACGCCCTCCTCGAAACCTGGGGGACCATCGTCCATGACGAGGAGATCCCGACCTATGAGCAGGCGCACCTGAGGAAGATCCATACTCCCTGGCGCTACTTCTTCAGGCCAGACCCCACCCTCATGACCGGGACGCCGTCGCCTGAGGACGACATCGTCACCTATCTGGTGATGAAGGTGAACACGACGATGCGGGGGGCGCTGATCTACTCGTCAGGGAAGAACATCGGGGTCTTCAAGGCCGCGGGGTGGCCGGAGGACGTCGCCGACTTCTACCGCATCCAGGACTACAAGGGCTACATCTGGCTCGCCCACAACCGGTACCCGACCAACACCCGCGGCTGGTGGGGCGGCGCCCACCCCTTCAACCTCCTGGACTGGAGCGTCGTCCACAACGGCGAGATCACAAGTTACGGCACGAACCGGCGGTAC
This window of the Methanofollis ethanolicus genome carries:
- the glnA gene encoding type I glutamate--ammonia ligase, whose protein sequence is MPADEVSALLERIERDNVKFIRLQFSDLLGQPKNVAIPPVQAEKALTDGISFDGSSIEGFARIEESDMVLKPDPATYTLLPWRKEGEGRAARFICDVYMPNKKPFEGDPRYILKQVIADAAKDGFEFNTGPELEFFLFKMINGRPSLEFQDRGGYFDLAPTDLAEDVRRDIVLALTEMGFVVEASHHEVAESQHEIDFKYGPALQTADNVVTFKFATKTIALQRGLHATFMAKPIYGINGSGMHTNCSLFKDGQNAFYDPYAPLELSETALHFIGGVLKHVRGITRLANPTINSYKRLVPGYEAPVYISWSASNRTALCRVPAPRGKSTRMELRSPDPTCNPYLTFACILAAGMDGVRNRIEPPASTKLNIFELTEAEREEAGIHTLPGTLLEANQYLLEDDLLCNVLGRHVVENIDRITKMEWDSFRTTVHPWEIDRYFYQH
- a CDS encoding class II glutamine amidotransferase, which encodes MCGIISVVDRSGAVMDGARIRDALSMMDERGSGEGAGYAAYGVYPEFADCYAIHVFFDNIVETKAPVDALLETWGTIVHDEEIPTYEQAHLRKIHTPWRYFFRPDPTLMTGTPSPEDDIVTYLVMKVNTTMRGALIYSSGKNIGVFKAAGWPEDVADFYRIQDYKGYIWLAHNRYPTNTRGWWGGAHPFNLLDWSVVHNGEITSYGTNRRYIESYGYKCTMFTDTEVVAYLVDLLARKHGLDEELVVRALAPPFWDEIDRMPEKERELNRAIRLAYGSAMMNGPFAIVVANHDGIAGFTDRIKLRPLVAAEEGDRMYISSEEAAIRRIAPELDRVWMPRAGEPVIGRVR